The following proteins are encoded in a genomic region of Oceanisphaera profunda:
- a CDS encoding Na+/H+ antiporter NhaC family protein has protein sequence MESSFIQSYWSLLPPLLAIVLAVLTRRVLLSLGLGIILAALLLQHFNPVATMQLLISSAASLFWSDNTVNEWNVNILIFLLLLGCIISMLSRIGATLAFAEWAQVRIKSRRQAKMMTGLLVFIFFIDDYFHSLSVGTICRPVTDRFNISRAKLAYLLDSTAAPVCVLMPVSSWGAYIIALVGGILVSHGITGHSALGAFLMMGSMNYYAIFTLIMVLLVIRGGWDLGPMARHEEAALTGVLFDSAKGKPPGVEDNSEQAGRVIDLLLAIATLTLVTVAGLLFTGAQALSESGIEFSVLGALENTNVGRSLVVGGLAGLGVCAVGMVQQKVSAANWLQTLAVGIKGMLPAIYILLLAWTIASLISQLETGQYLASLVQQSLPLFLLPAVLFLLAGIMAFATGTSWGTFGIMLPIAADMTMAIDAALLLPAMSAVMAGAVFGDHCSPISDTTILSSTGAACHHIDHVLTQLPYALSIALVSLVGYVALGYSASVMVGLIAAAMAFILVLVFWHWQQRASAQNKSVSQAQ, from the coding sequence GTGGAATCTTCTTTTATTCAAAGTTACTGGTCATTATTACCGCCGCTACTGGCCATAGTGTTAGCTGTGCTTACCCGCCGGGTGCTGTTATCTCTGGGATTAGGGATTATATTAGCCGCGTTATTACTGCAACATTTTAACCCAGTCGCGACCATGCAGTTACTGATAAGCAGCGCCGCCTCACTCTTTTGGTCTGATAACACTGTCAATGAATGGAACGTTAATATCCTGATATTTTTACTGCTGTTAGGTTGTATTATCAGTATGTTAAGTCGCATTGGCGCCACGCTTGCCTTTGCCGAATGGGCCCAAGTTCGTATTAAAAGTAGACGACAAGCCAAGATGATGACTGGGCTTTTAGTGTTTATATTTTTTATCGACGATTACTTTCACAGTTTATCTGTGGGTACCATTTGTCGCCCAGTCACGGATCGTTTTAATATCTCTCGTGCCAAATTGGCCTATTTATTGGACTCAACCGCAGCACCTGTTTGTGTGTTAATGCCGGTCTCTTCTTGGGGTGCCTATATTATCGCCTTAGTGGGCGGTATTTTAGTCAGCCATGGCATTACCGGTCACAGCGCATTGGGTGCCTTCTTAATGATGGGCAGCATGAACTATTATGCGATATTCACGCTCATTATGGTGTTGCTGGTGATCCGTGGTGGCTGGGATCTTGGCCCTATGGCGCGCCATGAGGAAGCCGCACTGACGGGTGTTTTATTTGATAGCGCCAAAGGCAAACCACCTGGTGTGGAAGATAACAGCGAGCAAGCAGGGCGCGTAATAGACTTATTGTTGGCCATTGCCACTTTAACTTTAGTTACTGTAGCCGGCTTGCTGTTTACTGGCGCGCAGGCACTCAGTGAAAGCGGTATTGAGTTTAGCGTGTTGGGCGCATTAGAAAACACCAATGTAGGCCGCTCCTTGGTGGTTGGCGGCTTAGCAGGCCTAGGTGTGTGTGCGGTGGGCATGGTACAACAAAAGGTCTCTGCCGCTAATTGGCTGCAGACCTTGGCGGTGGGCATTAAGGGCATGTTGCCAGCAATTTATATCTTGTTATTAGCTTGGACCATTGCCAGCCTGATCAGCCAATTAGAAACCGGCCAATATCTGGCTTCTTTAGTGCAACAGAGCCTGCCACTGTTTTTATTACCGGCGGTGCTATTTTTACTGGCCGGTATAATGGCATTTGCGACTGGCACTAGTTGGGGCACCTTTGGCATTATGCTGCCGATTGCCGCTGATATGACCATGGCCATTGATGCCGCGTTATTGCTACCTGCGATGTCTGCTGTGATGGCAGGTGCGGTATTTGGTGATCATTGCTCACCTATCTCAGACACCACTATTTTGTCATCTACGGGGGCGGCCTGTCATCACATCGACCATGTATTGACTCAGCTTCCATACGCATTGTCGATAGCTTTGGTGAGTCTAGTGGGCTATGTGGCACTGGGTTACAGTGCGTCTGTGATGGTCGGGCTAATTGCCGCGGCGATGGCGTTTATCTTAGTATTGGTATTTTGGCATTGGCAACAGCGCGCATCCGCTCAAAATAAGAGTGTGAGTCAGGCGCAATAA
- a CDS encoding EAL and HDOD domain-containing protein has translation MHCFVARQAILDSSGNPLGYELLFRTSLENRFPDVDAELATRRLMAEQFLSQQIEDLVGNALCFVNFPDALLREGIAESFLKQQLVIEVLETAIPDEGLLSSIKQLKKLGFKIALDDHIPSKKWDSFLPWVDFIKLDLRQTSMLDCQNFIHRNQKYTKLRFIAEKVETQQEFTAAKEAGFNFFQGYYFQQPQVISRRILTTDEMTAFELLSAISEEDIDYNRLTELFSRDLSLSYYLLRYVNSLHSGYRLQNIENLRNAIVFLGHKQLKRFTALMMAAYISKNKNVELYRLSMIRAKWCELLAEKICPSLQEDAFICGLFSLLDVLLERPMADILPHLSVTEPVRQALLEQKGQLGFLMGLMQDHEQANWPLLQQRLDFVNVSEKDSGLFYEAAIKWSKMLTEHHPT, from the coding sequence ATGCATTGCTTTGTAGCCAGACAAGCTATCTTGGATAGTAGTGGCAATCCGCTGGGATATGAGCTGCTGTTTCGTACTAGCCTCGAAAACCGCTTTCCCGATGTAGATGCCGAGCTGGCTACTCGTAGGTTGATGGCCGAACAATTTTTAAGCCAACAAATTGAAGATTTAGTGGGTAATGCGCTGTGCTTTGTTAACTTTCCCGATGCTTTATTGCGCGAAGGCATAGCCGAGTCTTTTCTTAAACAGCAACTGGTGATTGAAGTATTAGAAACCGCCATCCCCGACGAAGGCTTGCTGAGCAGCATTAAACAACTCAAGAAATTAGGCTTTAAGATCGCCCTTGATGACCATATTCCAAGCAAAAAATGGGATAGCTTCTTACCTTGGGTAGATTTTATCAAGCTCGACTTACGTCAAACCTCAATGCTCGACTGCCAAAATTTCATTCATCGCAATCAAAAATATACTAAGCTACGCTTCATTGCCGAAAAGGTAGAAACTCAACAAGAATTTACGGCCGCTAAAGAAGCAGGTTTTAACTTTTTTCAGGGCTATTACTTTCAGCAGCCACAAGTGATCAGCCGCCGTATTCTCACCACAGATGAAATGACGGCCTTTGAATTGCTGTCAGCCATCAGTGAAGAAGATATCGATTACAATCGGCTCACCGAGCTATTTAGCCGTGATTTGTCACTGTCTTACTATTTGTTGCGTTACGTAAATAGCTTGCACTCTGGTTATCGATTGCAAAATATAGAAAATTTACGCAATGCCATCGTCTTTCTTGGCCATAAGCAACTCAAGCGCTTTACAGCACTGATGATGGCGGCTTACATCAGTAAAAATAAAAACGTCGAGTTGTATCGATTATCTATGATACGCGCCAAATGGTGTGAGCTACTCGCTGAAAAAATCTGCCCTAGCCTACAAGAAGATGCCTTTATTTGTGGGTTATTTTCTTTACTTGACGTGTTGCTAGAGAGACCGATGGCCGATATTTTGCCTCACTTGTCTGTTACCGAACCGGTACGCCAAGCGTTATTAGAGCAAAAAGGTCAATTGGGATTTTTAATGGGCCTGATGCAAGATCATGAACAAGCCAATTGGCCGTTACTGCAACAACGCTTAGACTTTGTGAATGTAAGCGAAAAGGACAGCGGCCTGTTTTATGAAGCTGCGATTAAGTGGAGCAAAATGTTGACTGAACATCACCCCACTTAG
- the pyrF gene encoding orotidine-5'-phosphate decarboxylase translates to MQTSTHNDPKILIALDYADQASALALVAQLDPAHCRLKVGKEMFTLFGPEFVRTLVQSGFDVFLDLKFHDIPNTVAKAVAAAAELGVWMVNVHASGGARMMSAARDALLPYGDKAPLLIAVTVLTSMTDDELTQIGILRSPAEQVLALARLTRDAGLDGVVCSAQEASLLKAELGSDFKLITPGIRPAGSAAGDQRRIMTPEQALAAGSDYLVIGRPITQAADPAQALAAINDACNRSL, encoded by the coding sequence ATGCAAACTTCCACCCACAACGATCCTAAAATTTTGATTGCGCTCGATTATGCGGATCAAGCATCCGCATTAGCGCTAGTTGCACAATTGGACCCCGCTCATTGTCGCCTAAAAGTCGGTAAAGAAATGTTTACCTTATTTGGGCCTGAGTTTGTGCGCACTTTAGTGCAGTCAGGATTTGATGTGTTTTTGGATCTTAAATTTCACGATATTCCTAATACAGTCGCAAAAGCGGTGGCGGCAGCGGCTGAGTTAGGCGTGTGGATGGTAAACGTGCATGCCAGTGGCGGTGCGCGCATGATGAGCGCGGCGCGTGACGCTTTATTGCCTTATGGCGATAAAGCTCCCTTGTTAATCGCAGTGACCGTGCTCACCAGCATGACCGATGATGAGCTCACTCAAATAGGCATATTGCGCTCGCCCGCAGAGCAGGTATTAGCCTTGGCCCGTTTAACCCGGGATGCCGGCTTAGATGGGGTAGTGTGCTCTGCTCAAGAAGCTAGCTTATTAAAGGCTGAGCTGGGCTCAGACTTTAAATTGATCACTCCCGGTATTCGCCCCGCAGGCAGCGCTGCAGGCGATCAACGCCGCATTATGACGCCAGAGCAAGCCTTGGCGGCAGGCAGTGATTATTTGGTGATCGGACGGCCTATTACGCAAGCGGCGGATCCTGCTCAGGCGTTGGCGGCAATAAACGATGCATGTAATCGCAGTCTGTAA
- a CDS encoding outer membrane protein transport protein yields MSKQILKLSLVAAAMAMATGQAHSAAFQLAEQNATGLGRAYAGEGAIGDNASVLGRNPAAMTLFDRPALSAGAIYINPDVDVEGKPTPAQAGGAALAGTPTSSHDIADDAVVPFFYYVQPVNEQWAVGFGAFTNYGLSTSYQDNHYAGPVAGSTSLKTLNLNPNIAFKANQHLSLGAGFNAVYADAELIRHAGLASLQVNGQTAGTPFATSLAPTSEFVRLKGDDWGYGWNIGLLLEADEHNRWALTYRSKVDLTLEGEYSSALPQLPGNQALAGLPVGTSGVSKPGSLDLSLPAIAEVSGFHQVQPDWALHYGIMWTEWSTFEELRALDNQGGTLFNKPEGFENSWRMSMGATHQLNDQLTLRGGLAYDKSPVPENARSISIPDVDRVWYTVGATYALNESLSMDASFAFLDGKTVNVQESGFEFESGGDAYLFGMQMNYAF; encoded by the coding sequence ATGAGCAAACAAATACTCAAGTTGTCCCTTGTTGCTGCAGCCATGGCCATGGCTACAGGGCAAGCTCACTCTGCCGCGTTTCAGCTGGCTGAACAAAACGCCACCGGCTTAGGTCGTGCCTATGCCGGTGAAGGTGCCATTGGCGATAATGCTTCCGTACTCGGACGCAACCCTGCCGCCATGACACTATTTGACCGCCCAGCGCTATCAGCCGGTGCTATATACATTAATCCAGACGTAGATGTTGAGGGTAAGCCCACTCCTGCACAAGCAGGCGGTGCCGCCCTAGCGGGAACGCCGACCTCGTCCCATGATATTGCTGATGATGCGGTAGTGCCCTTCTTTTATTACGTGCAACCGGTAAATGAGCAATGGGCGGTGGGCTTTGGCGCTTTTACCAACTACGGCTTATCAACTAGCTATCAAGATAATCATTATGCAGGCCCTGTGGCGGGCAGCACCTCACTCAAAACCCTGAACTTAAACCCTAATATTGCGTTTAAAGCCAATCAGCATCTGTCACTCGGTGCCGGCTTTAACGCCGTGTATGCGGATGCTGAATTAATTCGTCATGCAGGCCTAGCATCTCTGCAAGTAAATGGACAAACCGCAGGCACTCCTTTTGCTACTTCACTTGCGCCAACCTCTGAGTTTGTCCGCCTGAAAGGCGATGATTGGGGCTATGGCTGGAATATAGGTCTATTGCTGGAAGCGGATGAACATAACCGTTGGGCACTGACCTACCGTTCTAAAGTAGATTTAACTTTAGAGGGCGAATACTCCAGCGCCCTGCCTCAATTGCCCGGCAATCAAGCGTTAGCAGGCTTACCAGTAGGCACCAGCGGAGTCAGCAAACCAGGTAGCTTAGATTTAAGCTTACCCGCCATCGCAGAAGTATCAGGCTTTCACCAAGTACAACCTGATTGGGCATTACATTACGGCATCATGTGGACGGAATGGAGTACCTTTGAAGAGCTGCGCGCTCTGGATAATCAGGGCGGTACTCTGTTTAACAAACCAGAAGGCTTTGAAAACAGCTGGCGCATGAGTATGGGCGCGACTCACCAGCTTAACGACCAATTAACGCTGCGGGGCGGCCTTGCCTACGATAAATCACCAGTGCCAGAAAATGCGCGCTCTATTTCTATCCCAGATGTGGACCGAGTATGGTACACAGTGGGTGCTACCTATGCGTTGAATGAGAGTTTAAGTATGGATGCTTCCTTTGCCTTCTTGGATGGCAAAACAGTGAATGTGCAAGAAAGTGGCTTTGAGTTTGAATCCGGTGGCGACGCCTATCTATTTGGCATGCAAATGAACTATGCATTCTAA
- the lapB gene encoding lipopolysaccharide assembly protein LapB has product MLELLFLLLPVAAAYGWYMGRRGVRQDAQKKSNHFSRQYVAGLNFLLSDEPDKAVDLFIQLLQVDSETIETHLALGNLFRSRGEVDRAIRIHQNLVARPNLLWEQRHLAMLELARDFLAAGLLDRAEHILLELKSDPDYQEEALDLLLVIYQQLKDWEHAIAIAERLKKRQGLKALTLIGHFHCELAELQWRKQDAKGAINQLKKALKADSGCVRANIRLGALYMQQQLWSQALVHLLQVTEQDVGFISEVLRPLQQSYQQLDNEAEFVRQLHLWVGEDSGASAVLMLADYVAEGQGSLAAEQMVLSQLQRHPTMKGFHRLMSYQTHNAEQGRARESLNMLSNLVAEQMKLKPSHQCSQCGFSTRSLFWQCPSCKQWGSIRPVRGLDGE; this is encoded by the coding sequence ATGCTGGAACTGTTATTTCTGCTGCTACCCGTCGCGGCGGCTTATGGCTGGTACATGGGGCGCAGAGGAGTTCGGCAGGATGCTCAAAAAAAATCCAATCATTTTTCCCGGCAATACGTTGCCGGGTTAAATTTCTTGCTGTCCGATGAACCGGACAAAGCCGTTGATCTTTTTATTCAGCTGCTGCAAGTTGACAGTGAAACCATAGAAACCCACCTTGCCCTCGGTAACCTGTTTCGGTCCCGAGGTGAAGTTGATCGCGCAATTCGTATTCATCAAAATTTAGTGGCGCGGCCGAATCTTTTGTGGGAGCAACGCCATTTAGCTATGCTTGAATTAGCGCGCGACTTCTTGGCCGCTGGTTTGTTAGACAGAGCTGAGCATATTTTATTAGAGCTAAAAAGCGACCCTGATTATCAAGAAGAAGCCCTAGACTTGTTGTTAGTTATCTATCAGCAGCTAAAAGATTGGGAACACGCCATTGCCATTGCGGAGCGTTTAAAAAAGCGCCAAGGATTAAAAGCGCTGACGCTGATTGGTCATTTTCATTGTGAGCTTGCAGAGCTGCAATGGCGAAAACAAGACGCCAAAGGCGCCATTAATCAGTTAAAAAAAGCACTCAAGGCTGACTCTGGATGTGTAAGAGCCAACATACGGCTAGGCGCGCTTTATATGCAGCAACAGCTTTGGTCTCAGGCTCTTGTACACCTACTACAAGTCACTGAGCAAGATGTGGGCTTTATAAGTGAGGTGCTGCGCCCATTGCAGCAGAGTTATCAGCAATTAGATAATGAAGCCGAGTTTGTGCGCCAGTTGCATTTGTGGGTGGGCGAAGACAGTGGTGCCAGTGCGGTATTAATGTTGGCTGATTATGTCGCAGAGGGCCAAGGCTCCCTCGCGGCAGAGCAGATGGTGTTATCGCAATTACAACGTCATCCGACCATGAAAGGCTTTCATCGCTTAATGTCTTATCAAACCCATAATGCGGAGCAAGGGCGGGCCCGTGAAAGCTTGAATATGCTCAGTAATTTGGTTGCTGAACAAATGAAATTAAAACCCAGCCATCAATGTAGCCAGTGCGGATTTTCAACACGCTCTTTATTTTGGCAATGCCCGTCTTGTAAACAATGGGGCAGCATTAGACCGGTGCGCGGCTTAGACGGGGAATAA
- a CDS encoding H-NS family histone-like protein, translating to MTEFLKTLLNIRSLRAATRELTLDQMEEALAKLSSVIEEQRETKAAEQAAAQERDRKLKEYMEQMAADGIDLSDLLQLAEPAKKVSAPRSKRPAKYEYTDESGQYRTWTGQGRKPSPIKNAMDDGSKTLEDFLINK from the coding sequence ATGACTGAATTTTTGAAAACACTACTCAACATTCGTAGTTTACGTGCTGCAACTCGTGAACTGACTCTGGACCAGATGGAAGAAGCGCTAGCTAAACTGTCTAGTGTTATTGAAGAGCAACGTGAAACTAAAGCGGCTGAACAAGCAGCAGCGCAAGAGCGCGATCGTAAGCTTAAAGAGTACATGGAACAAATGGCCGCTGACGGTATTGATTTGAGCGACCTATTACAATTAGCTGAGCCAGCTAAGAAAGTAAGTGCACCACGTAGCAAGCGTCCTGCTAAGTACGAATACACTGACGAAAGCGGTCAATACAGAACGTGGACTGGTCAAGGCCGTAAGCCTTCACCAATTAAAAACGCCATGGATGATGGCAGCAAAACATTAGAAGATTTTCTTATTAATAAATAA
- a CDS encoding putative quorum-sensing-regulated virulence factor — MSLSTTELLTIINKPMPFGKHSGQALLTLPLGYLCWLERQGWPSGEIGAELALIYELKHNGVAEPLYRLLARR, encoded by the coding sequence GTGAGCCTAAGCACAACCGAACTATTAACCATTATTAACAAGCCCATGCCGTTTGGTAAGCATAGCGGGCAGGCCTTGCTGACTTTACCTTTGGGCTATTTATGTTGGCTGGAGCGCCAAGGCTGGCCCAGTGGCGAGATAGGTGCTGAGTTAGCGCTGATCTATGAGCTAAAACACAATGGCGTCGCAGAGCCTTTGTATCGCTTGTTAGCTAGGCGCTAA